The segment AATACGCCGAACAGTTGAAAAGCAGCGTAAATAAGCAACAATAAATACATAATTTTATTGTTTTTAAAGCGTTGAAGATCCATCTTGAAAATATTAATCATGGGAACCCTCCTCACTCTCAGTTCCCGTCCGCTTCAAAAAATATTGTTCCAAACTCTGCTTATGCTTCGTAATGGAATGGACAGATATTCCGTTTTCAACTAAAATCTTCGCTATTTGTTTGTTTTCAACATGTGTATCATATACATACATTGTTCGATCACTAATCACCTTGTAATTGTTGATATTCAGCCGTTCTTCCAGGAGAGGGACAGCCATTTTTACTTCGTCCACTTCTACTTCAATGCGCTCTTCGCATTTAAGCAGAAGTTCTTCTTTTGAATTAATCTCGATAATCTCTCCATTATGAAGAATCGCATATTTAGTTGCTACTTTCGACAGTTCCTCCAAAATATGGCTGGAAATAATGATGGTCATTCCCGTTTTATTCAGTTCCAAAATCAGCTTTCTGACCTCGGAAATGCCCTGTGGATCCAAGCCATTAATCGGCTCATCCAAGATCAAGACATCCGGGCTTCCCATTAACGCAACGGCAATTCCAAGTCTTTGCTTCATCCCCATGGAATAATTTTTAACCTTGGTCTTGTTTGATCTATCCAAACCAACAAGCTTCAGCACTTCATTAATATGCTTATTTCTTCCTTTTAGCCCGTAAGAAATAGCGATCAAATCCAAATTTTCATATGCGGAGTAATAAGGATACAACCCCGCATCCTCAATCAGCAAGCCCATCCGTTCAAAATAAGAATGATTATTCTTTACTGCATGATCAAATAAATGAATTTCTCCAGATGACGGATACATTAACCCCCGATCATCTTCAACAAGGTAGATTTTCCAGCTCCATTTTGGCCAATCAAACCGAAAATTTCGCCTCTCGTTATTTTGAAATCCGCCTTATACACTGCCGTCTCCGATTTGAATTGTTTGGTCAGCTGGTTAACTTCAATAATTGCATGTGTCATATTCAACGCCTCCTCCCCAAAAAGGTTAGCAAAAAGAAGCTAACAAATCGCCAAGAAAAAGTTAAGAAAGTTCAAAGAAACATTATGTACTCAGCCTGAAGCCAATTCCCCAAACAGTATCGATGTAAGCCTCTTTATCATGACGCTTGATTTTATTGCGGATGTTGCTTATATGAACAGTAATTGTCTTGTCTTCTCCGATATATAAATCGTCCCATGCAAGCTCATATAGATCCTGTTTTGTAAACACCCGGGTAGGATTTTTCACCAGGAGTTCAATAATTTTGTATTCCTGTCTTGTAAGATTCAACGCTGCATTATTGACTTTAATACTCATTGTACCGCTGTCCAGAAACAAGTTTTTATGTCTGTATTGAGAGACGGATTCGGTTTTGGAATTTCTTTTTAAATGCACGTTGATTCTCGCAAGCAATTCCTCAACTTCGAAGGGTTTCGTGACATAATCGTCGGCACCCAAATCGAATAAGTTTAATTTATGATCCAGTTTTTCCTTGGCCGATAATACAATAACCGGAGTCTCGCACTTTAATTCCGTTCTTAATTCATACATAAAGGCTTCTCCTGATAAGCCGGGAAGCATAAGATCCAATATAATAAGCTCATAAACGTGGTGAGCGGCATGCATTTTCCCCTCGCTCCCGGAATACGCCTGGGTGCATAGAAAATTCTCTTTTCGCAGCACGTCATAAATGATGTTGTTGATATGTTCATCGTCCTCGATAATAAGAATACGTTGCTGACTCATCTCATTTTCTCCTTTTCCGTTTTGTCAAAGGCCAAACTAATGCGAAATCCCTCCCCCTTCAACTCAGCATAAACATGACCATTCATTTTCTCCATAAGCGACTTTACAATAGAAAGTCCAAGTCCCGAAGAATGGTTGGTGCGCGATGGATCTTCTTTGTAAAATTGGGTGAATATCCTGGCAAAGTCGATGGATTCGCTCCGCTTTAGCAAATTGGTAAAGTGAAATAAAACCTCATTCTCCTTCTCTTCATAACGAATAGTTAAAGCACCATCTCCATGCAAAAAGTAGTTTCTTATAATGTTTTCGCACACCCGCTCAAGTGAGCTTTCATTTCCCGCAATATAAATTGATGATTCAGGGAGGATGAAGTCCGGTTCATCGCCGTTTCGTGAAAACTCATCTAAAAATGAGAACAGACGCCTTTTCAGCACATTGCTAATATCAATCGGCTCCAATTCCAAAGTGTAATCCGGGTTTTGCAATTTAGTATACAGAAACAGCTCATCCACAAGCGTGATTATTTGTTTTATTCTAGTCTGGGACAGCATGACATACTGCGTTTTTTCTTTAACGTCTTCGGATCGTTTGGCCAGTTGAAGATAACCGTCAAGTGATGTAATCGGGGTTCGTATGTCATGGGATAGGCTAACGATTGTCGCATTGATTTCTTCACTTTTTTTAATAAATTCCTGGTTCAGTTCTCTTTGATTACGAAGCAGCGTATTGCACAAATCAATCAATCGGGAAATTTCCTTAGGCTTGATTTGCGTTTGAATAAATTTGAAAGAATTATGCTTTGAAATAAAAGACAATTGATTCCCAATATCCTTTATTTGCTTCTTATAGTACAGTAAGTAAATGGTTTGGATTATTAACGCAACTGATAACAGTATTAGGGCGATAAGCATTTGTTGACTTCCCTTCTTTCCTGCATTATAAAGTTACAACGAGATTTTGAATCCGATCGACAATGCTGCCTCGCATCGTTACTAAGAGTCTTCTTATCTACTAAATAATCATGCTTAATTTCACATTCATCATCTTCAGATAGAAAAATTCGGCATTTGTCTCGTCATCTAGTATACCTATATTTTTTTAAATCCTCCATAATCTTAGGAACATTCTACACCAATTCCTCCAGCTTTTGAATAGAAAGTAAGCTCAAAAAGAATCAATCAAGATATGACATATGCTCGGTCGCTCTATACTTCCCTATTATCATAAAAAAAGAATCACACTCGTATCACCGAAGTGCGATCCCTTTTTTATGATCGTAAACCTTATCCAACGGCATTCCCTGGTATCTTCTGTCCCCATACTCGATTCAACATATATGCAAAGGCAAATAATGTTACTGCACCGACCACTAGTGCCGCTACTGCTGATCCTGTGATTCCTGCAACAAGGAAGGAAATAATTCCACTGATCCCAGCAGTGATTGCGTAGGGAAGCTGCGTATTTACATGATCAATCAGATCGCTGGATGATCCTGCCGACGAAAGAATCGTTGTATCTGAAATCGGCGAACAATGATCCCCAAACACCCCTCCACTTAGTACTGCAGCAATGGCCAAATACATCGATATATCCATCGAAGCAGCCAGCGGCATTGCTATCGGAATCATGATCGCAAACGTTCCATACGACGTGCCTGTTGTGAATGCTACAATGGCCCCCACAATAAATAGCAAGAGTGGAATGATCGCTGGCGTGGCATTTTGTTCGGCAAAATCAACAATATAGGCAGCTGTTCCAAGTTCAGATGTTACACTTCCAATCGACCATGCCAAAGCCAAAATAATATACACCAGCATCATGCT is part of the Virgibacillus sp. NKC19-16 genome and harbors:
- a CDS encoding response regulator transcription factor, whose protein sequence is MSQQRILIIEDDEHINNIIYDVLRKENFLCTQAYSGSEGKMHAAHHVYELIILDLMLPGLSGEAFMYELRTELKCETPVIVLSAKEKLDHKLNLFDLGADDYVTKPFEVEELLARINVHLKRNSKTESVSQYRHKNLFLDSGTMSIKVNNAALNLTRQEYKIIELLVKNPTRVFTKQDLYELAWDDLYIGEDKTITVHISNIRNKIKRHDKEAYIDTVWGIGFRLST
- a CDS encoding sensor histidine kinase — translated: MLIALILLSVALIIQTIYLLYYKKQIKDIGNQLSFISKHNSFKFIQTQIKPKEISRLIDLCNTLLRNQRELNQEFIKKSEEINATIVSLSHDIRTPITSLDGYLQLAKRSEDVKEKTQYVMLSQTRIKQIITLVDELFLYTKLQNPDYTLELEPIDISNVLKRRLFSFLDEFSRNGDEPDFILPESSIYIAGNESSLERVCENIIRNYFLHGDGALTIRYEEKENEVLFHFTNLLKRSESIDFARIFTQFYKEDPSRTNHSSGLGLSIVKSLMEKMNGHVYAELKGEGFRISLAFDKTEKEKMR